Part of the Triticum urartu cultivar G1812 chromosome 2, Tu2.1, whole genome shotgun sequence genome, TTGAACCGATGCCACCATTGCACGCTCACTGCTTCTCTGATTCAAATGCGTCCTCCGTGTGCAAAATGGCCGCTAAAGACGCAATCCCGAACCCCACCACCGTTCTTCTGGTCGCCGGAGCTCTACCGCCGGCGCGCCACCGCGTTTGGACTGTCATGAgtcactgacacgtgggcccgGCCTACCAGGAACGTCTTTTAGCACTAACAAAAAGTGTAATATGTCACTCACACACGGCCCCCAAATTAGCATTTACTTAATTTAAATAATATCATATTAATTAACCCTTGTCACTGACCACTAGGCCCCACCTCCTAATTAtagttaattaaactaattaaaatgCTGACAAAAGCCCGCTAACCAGTGAGTCCCattggtcaggtttgactagtcAACCTAACTGTTGACTGCTGACTCAACAGTCAATAGGCCCCACTTGTCAGTCACAATCCGTAGTTTACCGATTTATGCACGTACTTCCACTGGTTATCATTTCTATGTAAGCTTTGTGTTCTCCTTTGTAATATTCAATTATGCCATGCAAAGGAAAATCAAGGATTACCATTCTTTGTACATATGTAGTGTATTTTTCATTCCAGTAGTAATAGTTAAAGTAGAGGCCAGATGTAGTGACATAGATGGTCGAAGGCTATTTGGGGCAGCCCCAAGCCCTACATCGCTCGTGGTGCTCCTTGGTTGTTCAAGAAGGACCTCCTCAACGAGATAATAGATCCCTAAACTAAGTTTACTTCTCCACTTCCGTAGCAATCTTCGCTCCTTTTTTGATCAATTCGTTTGTTGGCGCCGTGGGCTGCAGCACACGATGGCGATCACAGAAGATACGctaggagaggaggaagaagaacacgGAGAATTTTTCCTGCGCCCGAACGCCGGCCGCATATACGGCTTTTCTGTATTTCACCTCTAGCTCGAACTCGAATTCCTCAGCGATTATACAGGAGTGGAGAGGGTTTAATACCCGCGAGCTTCAACACGCCGGGCCGCGCTCGATTGCGCCCACCTATCACTCGCCACGCCCCGCTCGCTCCGGCTCGCGCACTCCGATCGTGCATGCACACGATCGCCGCGGCCATGCTGCGCACGCGACGCGGTCCTCTCCTCCTAATCCCTCGTTAGCTAACCAACGCAGCCACGTGCACACACGCGCTGACTCGCACACATACGCACACCTACACTCAGGCACACACGCACACACCCGAGCCCGCCATAGGCCGGACCTGACGCGACCAGGACATGCACACACACGCGCACGTTCTCAGCCCCGCCGTGGCTTATTTCCTACATTTCACCTCCTAAGCCACGGCCTAGAGGAGGCCGGCGTCCTCGACGCCGACGTCCGCCAGCAACACGTGCTCCGTTGCTGGCTCCCTCCGCAGCTGGGGGCAGTCCCGCTTGAAATGGCCACGCTCGCTGCACTTGTAGCAGTGCCCGCGTCTGTTGCCGCCGTTGCCCGATGCCATGCTCCGcccgtcgtcgttgtcgtcccGAGCGCCGCTCCCGCGCGCGCCACTACGCCATGGTTAGGAGGAGTTGATCAGCCCCGCGCTTGTCGCCGTATTGTCCATGGCGCCGCGTCCGCTCATCAAACGCACGCAGCCACCCGAGCACCTCGTCGAATGCCATCTCGTCGACATTGCAGAACTGCTCAATGCCGGCGACGACCGGGAACAAGCGTTCGGGGACGGTGTCCGGGAGCTTCTTCACGTGCGCCGCATCGCGCAACGTCTCCCCGAGGTTCGCATACCGCGCCATCATCGCAGCCAACCTCCATGCGTACACGTCCAGCCCCTCGCCGTCCACCATCTTCAAGAGATCGAACTCGCCGCGGAGCGTCGCCAGCCGGGCCGCCCGCACCCGATCGGCGCCGACGAACCTCACCTTCAGAGAGTCTCATACCTCTGTGGCGGTGAGCTTCGTCACCACCGACAGCAGCACATCCTGCGGCAGCCCACCGAGGATCATCGCGCTTCCCGTCTTGCACTTCTTTGCGTTCACCGTCGCATCGCCCGCCGGCGCCACCGCCTCCCACAAAGTGTGGGCATCGAGGATTGTGTGCGCCTTGATCGCCCACACCATGTAGTTGTCCGGCGTGAGCATCGGCATCGGCATCGACACCGAGCCCGCGCCTCCGCCGTGCGCCACAATTGGCATCGCCATCGACGAGCTCCctcaccttgctctgataccaaatGTTGGCGCCACGGGCTACGACACTCGACGGTGATCACCGGAGACACGCTTGGAGAGGATGAAGAAGAACACAGAGAAATTTTCCGGCGCACGAACACCCGCCACATGTACGGCTTTGCTGTATTTCACCTCAAGCTCGAACTCGATCTCCTCAGCGGTTACACAGGGGTGGAGAGGGTTTTATACCCGCAAGCTCCGACACACCGCGCCGCGCTCGAACGCGCCCACCTCCACTCGCCACATCCTGCGCTCTCCGGCTTGCGTGCTCCGATCGCGCACGCACACGATCGCCGCGGCCATGCTGCGCGCCCGACGCGGTCCTCTCCCCCTGACCCCTTGCTGGCTAACCCACGCTGGCACGCCCACACACACGCTGACTCGCACACACATGCACACCTACACTCGGGCACGCACGCGCACACCCGAGCCCGCCACGGGCCGGACCTGACGCGACCAGCGCATGCACACACACGCGCACGCTCTCAGCCCCGCCATGGCTTATTTCCTACATCGTATATGCAGCTCGCATGTGCCCTCTCTCTTCTGCTTGAACCCGATTGGATGTATGGCGTGTTAATCTCAATCATTGGAAGTAGgagatgacacaacactcctcAGTACTTCCTTCGAAAACCTCATAGTAGATTGTAATATTTTAAATGTATAACTCGTCAACACCAGGGAGGCTAGAGCCAAATGTCAGGTTTCTGCTTGGTGCTTGCTGATGTTGCAAGAGGAGAAAGGTCGGGAAATAAATGAGGTAATACCATAAATGGTACCAGGCAGCAAGCCTGGTaagctatctcaaaaaacaacAACCAGCAGAATACCATAAATGCTAGGATTTCGAATAAGGGGTCTATGAACCTTGCTGCAATCCGTAGACGCACTAGTAGTGAAACCTTTCTCAAGCAGATGGATGGGTGCATGGCAAGTTAATTTTACTTATATGGACATGGCAGAGATATGGGGATGTTTGCCAATAGTTTTATATAAAGAATCAGTGACGGATTAATAATAGCGGTCATTAATTGGATACGCCACACTGACCATTAACTAGTAATCCGGACCATATAACAGTTAAAAAATATTGATAGTCGAATAATTTTCCTCTCAAAAGGGTACATGACTCACAACATGAAACCTGAGTTGGTGAGAAGCCTTGGCCAAAAACAGAAAGACCTATAGCTCATATCGATCCAATATATCATAGGCACCTTATTATTATGGATAATGATGTCTTGCCATTAACACGAAGTTCTCGAAATCAAATGATACATTTGAACAAGCAACACAACAACGGAGACTGAAGCAAACATAGATCGAAAAGTTATACATTATTATTTCCTCCACCACTTAAGCAAGATGAATTGCGCTAGACCatgtcattcttcttcttcttgatgaCCTTCTGAATGATAGGGCCAAGAGCCTCCATCCTCATTGGTTTGGGCACAAATAAATCAACACCAGCACTCGTGAACGCCTCCATGGCATGGTCATCGGCAGAAACCCCAACCATCTTCACATCAGTTTCCCCCATAGCATGAATCTTCACAATTGCCTGTCGAGCAATATAAATATTATATTGTCTTTTTTGTAAATAGGAGGATtatatttatatatatacatGCCAAATACTTGCATATACAATGATATAGAATTAAGTACCTCTGGACCAGTCATGATGGGCATATTCTTATCGAACAAAACAATGTCAAACTTTTTCCCCGCAAGGAACAAATCAACAGCCTCCTTCCCGTTCATGGCTAGAGTAACCTCACAGTGAAGTCTGAGCAGAATTGTTGAGAGGACCAACCTACAAACTCCGATGTCCTCTACAAGTAGTGCCTTGATAGAGGTGGATCCTTTGGCCTTGAGCTCCATGATCACCTAAATGAATTACAAACACA contains:
- the LOC125540831 gene encoding two-component response regulator ORR42-like, which codes for MELKAKGSTSIKALLVEDIGVCRLVLSTILLRLHCEVTLAMNGKEAVDLFLAGKKFDIVLFDKNMPIMTGPEAIVKIHAMGETDVKMVGVSADDHAMEAFTSAGVDLFVPKPMRMEALGPIIQKVIKKKKNDMV